A window from Azoarcus sp. DD4 encodes these proteins:
- a CDS encoding PAS domain-containing protein: MLSSHKWLSHLERFADALAAGLPFAGSFIGPRRQTRIAASLNEGYESMLARHAELRHSLETLEQEAGQLRTALFDAGREGDRLAERFDLISRASGEGLWDISVAAGDPIHPDSVVWWSRQLRQLLGYDDERDFPNRLDSWRSRIHPDDSKRVLAAFAAHLGDVSGTVPYDIEYRLAHKNGSYRWFRAIGTTLRNAHGVPLRVAGSLVDIHDKLEREALLGRSLDRFELVRELLSDGLWDIEIVDGKVLNAANTVWWSQQFRRMLGYSDENDFANTLDAWAARIHPDDREQVFKAFLAHVDDRSGQTRYDQAHRLALKSGEYRWFRASAQTRRRHDGTPLRVVGALTDIDTQLREKEQREALEQQQGKLEATLRRINELVGTIKEIADQTNLLALNAAIEAARAGESGRGFAVVADEVRKLAERTRDTTARIEKMATAEP, translated from the coding sequence GTGCTTTCCAGCCACAAGTGGCTCAGCCATCTCGAACGCTTTGCCGACGCGCTCGCCGCCGGCTTGCCCTTTGCAGGCAGCTTCATCGGCCCCCGCCGCCAGACGCGGATTGCCGCCAGCCTCAACGAGGGCTACGAATCCATGCTGGCCCGCCACGCCGAGCTGCGACACAGCCTCGAAACCCTGGAACAGGAAGCCGGCCAATTGCGTACCGCACTGTTCGACGCCGGTCGCGAAGGAGACAGGCTCGCCGAGCGCTTCGACCTGATCAGCCGCGCCAGCGGCGAGGGCCTGTGGGACATCAGCGTGGCGGCCGGCGATCCGATCCATCCCGACAGCGTAGTGTGGTGGTCGCGCCAGCTGCGCCAGCTGCTCGGCTACGACGACGAGCGTGACTTCCCCAACCGGCTGGACAGCTGGCGCAGCCGGATTCACCCCGACGACAGCAAGCGCGTGCTGGCGGCCTTCGCTGCTCACCTGGGCGACGTCAGCGGCACCGTGCCCTACGACATCGAGTACCGCCTCGCCCACAAGAACGGCAGCTACCGCTGGTTCCGCGCCATCGGCACCACCCTGCGCAATGCCCACGGCGTACCCTTGCGGGTCGCCGGCTCACTGGTGGATATCCACGACAAGCTGGAGCGCGAAGCCTTGCTCGGACGCAGCCTGGACCGCTTCGAACTGGTGCGCGAACTATTGAGCGACGGCCTGTGGGACATCGAGATCGTGGACGGCAAGGTGCTGAACGCCGCCAACACCGTCTGGTGGTCGCAGCAGTTTCGCCGCATGCTGGGTTACAGCGACGAGAACGACTTCGCGAATACGCTCGATGCCTGGGCGGCACGCATCCACCCCGACGATCGCGAACAGGTGTTCAAGGCCTTTCTCGCCCATGTCGACGACCGCAGCGGCCAGACGCGCTACGACCAGGCTCACCGCCTTGCGCTCAAGAGCGGCGAATACCGCTGGTTCCGCGCCTCGGCCCAGACCCGCCGGCGCCACGACGGCACCCCGCTGCGCGTGGTGGGCGCGCTCACCGACATCGACACCCAGTTGCGCGAGAAGGAACAGCGCGAGGCGCTGGAGCAGCAGCAGGGCAAGCTGGAAGCAACCCTGCGCCGCATCAACGAACTGGTCGGCACGATCAAGGAGATCGCCGACCAGACCAATCTGCTCGCGCTCAACGCCGCCATCGAAGCCGCCCGGGCGGGCGAAAGCGGGCGCGGCTTCGCAGTCGTGGCGGATGAAGTGCGCAAGCTCGCCGAGCGCACCCGCGACACCACCGCGCGCATCGAGAAGATGGCGACTGCGGAACCCTAG